CACTAAATCACGTGCAGTGCATGCTATAATATATCATATGCCCCGAGGAAAAATGTACTTATGAGTATACCCAGTACACAAATAGGGTATACCCAAATGCATGGcgagtaaaagttttactcctGTGTCGTACTAAGGGGTTCTACAAGGTAAATGACGAACTGGGTGGGTGTGGTATAGTAGTATTCTATTTCTAACGAgcatatatatcatatatatgaagATTAAGCATATATATCAATAATTAATTGTTCTACTTGAAAGGCAACTATTATTAAATCAATGGAATGGGTAATGCCAATCCATATAGCTAAAATCTTCATATTTTCTGTAAGAGTTCCAGCTTTATAATTCTATTTACCATTATTTGTTGAACTACACACGCGTCGGTGATCTGTGTTCAGATGTACCCGAGTAGCAAATTATAGCATATTTTCCTGGTTTCATTCGTTCAGCTCCATACTACTACTTTTTAATGATTCAGTCATGCATGCTATTAAGCTGACTACTTTCTTTATGCAAATTGGACACAGGTGTTGGCAATTCTGTGTAGAATTCAGAAGATTTGCAGAGAGTTTTGGGAGAGTCAGAACAGATAGAGGGTATCGAAGTGTTAGCAACAATACTTGACAAACCGATTTTTTGTTCAATTTTGTTAGACTGAAAGGAATATTTTCTTAGATTTTTGGGGCTAAAATTTTGGGTATGAAACTTAccacttagttttttttttgttggctgCTTGCATCCAACAATTATATCTCGTGGTTTTTGTGAGAAGCTAACGTTATTCTTTTTAAGAGAACAATAATAATTGCCATGCTGTGAAGCGCTTGTGCTTTATGTGATTTCTCCCACCACAAGGTGGCATATTTGCTATGTGATTCATCGTTTCTTCAACCTATTCATCTTCACAGGATATCGGCAAGATGAAAATTCTGTGTTCTAAATATATGATGTTTTAAGGCTTAGCCACGATTTTTTCCCATTCCGACTTACATTTTAGCACATATTAAatatttagagtaaattttagtTTGGGACAACTTTTGTTACCGGTTTTTCATTTTGGATCATCTTTTAACCGATTGTTTTCACTTTGCACTGGTAATATATCTTTGTGTCACTTTGGACgattctcaactattttatccATCTACATCAAATTTGTTATATATATCAAATAAATTGTCTATATAAAACAGTAAGAGCTCATCACCGACAAATCAGAGTTGGTGAACTCAAAATCGTTCAGAATTAGGATAATAAATGTAAGATTATTAGGTCCATAATGAAAATATTAGCTAAATGATGATTCAAAGTGAAAAGTTGACAATAAAAGTTTTCATTTAGAGCAAATCCTGTTTCAGTAGGTAGGTCAAACAAGTTAAAACTATAAATTAATATCATAATGTGCAACGACTACTAGTGTAAAACAAATTACGGATTAGTGATTAACTAATTTGAGTACTTCATAACGTACGGTATCATAGAATCAACACTTACAACGCATAACAGTTGTGGTTAAGTTCTTTTATGCCGATGCATTGTCGTTGACACTGTGTTCGTTTCTCTAACAGGGGTtggatgaaattttggatactcgtgacacgcttttcaaacactgctaaacggtgtgtttcgtgcgaaaattttatatatgaaaattactctaaaatatcagattaatctatttttttaagtttttaataattaaaactcaattaatcgcACGATATTACCATCTCGTTTTGCATGAAATACTTAATCTTTATTTTCATCTTCATTAGTAATTTCTTAGGAATTCTAGATGAAACGGTACATTGCTAAAACGTTGGAGAAAACCTTTATCATTTATTCCCCATTTCTGGATGATATGGAATAGGAATAAAACGGTCGTTACAGAATGGAAACGCGCGGTAGCCGTTGTGTTCGTACCCCTTTGTTACCCCTAGACAAATCGGCCTAACAATTATCAGCTCTTAAAAGTAAGACAAAGTACTGCTAATCTAGTTGTGAAAGAAGTAAACTTCCATACAATCTAATACAATCTAGTTGGGCCACGTAAGTAAGTAAACCGTTTTTTAAGGATCCGCATGTAAAAATAGAAGGACGATTTTTCTAGACACAGTCAATTATGGATCGTCTGGAATCTAATAAGGAGCTCGTacagaaaaatcgttttttatatttttatagtggCAACGATAACAGCTGCTTGGATCAGTCCTAATCAAACAAGGAATATACCTCCGGAACCTCTAGGCAATTTATGCGGAGAAAAGATCAAACAAAGAAAGTTCCTAAAAGAAGCATTCAGAAACTCTAAATAGCTCATGTAGAGAAAAGATGGGAGAAAACAGGAACCGTAAGAATAATGAGCTGAAGAATACCACCTCGAAGATGACTCTTTTTAAAAACTAGATACAATTTTACCACGTAGATTAGATTTTCATTATAAAAATAAACCTAATATAAATGTAAAAACTTAATCTAATCATGACTATTATAGTTAGTTATTATATACTGCCCATCAAAATTTCGCGAACATGCAACTAACTAGCTAGCACACATATATAGCACACATATATAGAATTAATAGAACCCGCGGAAAAGATCCGTTATTGGAAACTCTTGTAGCGATATGACACTGGCGTAGCTAGGAATTTTTCGTTGGATAGTCCTATTTCCGTACGTGATGGAGGATGAAAAAATTAAGTGTGGCCATGTACCCGGTAGATAGCAAATATAATGATGCAAAAACAAGTTATACTATGAAATTTACAAAAAGTTGTCCCTGATCGTGCCTAAAATTTACAACAAGttatactaaaattttaatatCAGCATACAATATAATATGCATTTACAAAATTTGTTACAGACCACTTAATTTAAATAAATCATCGTAACATAAGACAccgtgattaaaaaaaaagacagctaGCTCCAATCGTATAAACAAACACAAAAGTAACGAGTTGATAAAACTTGACAAAAGTGCAATAATAAATACATAACGCTCTAGAGTTATCAAGCTAACTAACGAGTTTAAGAAGCATGATATATCAGTATGTTAGTTCGTTTTACAAATGATCCATAAATTTTAAAGACTGAATAAGAGCAAACCGGTTTAAGAATATAAATCTCAAAGGTATATACGCCATTCTTTAGCAGACTTTGTGGCCTAAGAAATTTATCTTGATAATAGGGATTAAGGTATCTAGATTAAAATTTAGGGTAGTCCTGTGCCCATATGGACTATAAGCTAACCACGCCACGCCGATATCACTGTTCCGAGATAAAAGAAGATCGTCGTGTTCTTTAACAGATTGATAGGGCTAGTTTAGTACAGTAATTTAGTTTGGTAGAGCAGCCTGCAGTTACTCCAATCAGCCGTCACGTACGGTTTTGAGAGGCGAACCCGGCCATACATTAGAAAACGGCAAAATACTTATCGATTGAGCTGAAGACGTACGCATATGCTTCCGCGCGAACACGACACGATCGAGCACAAGCTAAGCCAGCCCCGCGAAGCCACTAGAATCCTCTTCCATTCCAGATGTGCACCCCGTATCCCGCGGCGCTACCGCTACCAGCTGGTAAAGCGGTGCGCCGGTGCCGCCACGTCCTCGCACGCACcacgcatgcatatgcatgccatCCGAGCGCGGAGCGCCCCCTCCTCGGAAACACCATGCGCGCACACAGACACAGGACACACATGCACTCACTGACCGTCTGACCCACCCGCCGAGCTGAGGAGCCGAGCACCGGCCCGGGGCCCCTCGACGCGGCACGTGGCTCGCACATTCGCAGCGCTGGCGGGCGCCCACGGGCACGCGTCGCTCCCGCGGTCTTCCTCCCGTTGCTTCCTCATATCCGCCGATAAAACGGATAAGCCCGGCCACCCACCAAACCCTGCACTTTTAAATCCGTCGTCCTTCTAGCTAGTGTTGCCCACCTTGATTTGCTCGTACTTTGATTCTTTCTGCCTCTGCGTACGTGCGTGAGAGAGCTAAGCATAGAGCTAGTGGAGTGGACCGGCCTCACTCGATCTCAGTTCTCGATCGATCTCTTCTTCGTCttctgcgtcgtcgtcgtcgtccagcgGTGAGCTATCAGGGTAGCAGCCATGGCCGGAGTCGGGAGGAACATGCTGGCGCCGCTCTTGGTGCTCAACCTCATCATGTACCTCATCGTCATCGGCTTCGCGAGCTGGAACCTCAACCACTTCATCAATGGCCAGACCAACTACCCAGGTACGACATCGATCTGCATATCTCTGATTCTTGAAATAAAAGTGCATGCGACGTACTGATATACAATGCGCTCGAACACACGTACGTGCGTGCAGGCGTGGCGGGCAACGGCGCGACGTTCTACTTCCTGGTGTTCGCCATCCTGGCCGGGGTGGTGGGCGCGGCGTCCAAGCTGGCGGGCGTCCACCACGTGCGCGCGTGGCGCCACGACAGCCTCGCCACCAacgcggcctcctccctcatCGCGTGGGCCATCACCGCGCTCGCCTTCGGCCTCGCCTGCAAGGAGATCCACATCGGCGGCCACCGCGGGTGGCGCCTCCGCGTGCTCGAGGCTTTCGTCATCATCCTCGCCTTCACGCAGCTGCTCTACGTGCTCATGCTCCACACGGGCCTcttcggtggcggcgacggcgcctacCGGGACCACGACTACGGCGTTGGCGCCGgtgctgccgccggcgagcccaaGGG
The window above is part of the Oryza sativa Japonica Group chromosome 7, ASM3414082v1 genome. Proteins encoded here:
- the LOC4343047 gene encoding membrane protein PM19L-like — protein: MAGVGRNMLAPLLVLNLIMYLIVIGFASWNLNHFINGQTNYPGVAGNGATFYFLVFAILAGVVGAASKLAGVHHVRAWRHDSLATNAASSLIAWAITALAFGLACKEIHIGGHRGWRLRVLEAFVIILAFTQLLYVLMLHTGLFGGGDGAYRDHDYGVGAGAAAGEPKGTARV